The Trichosurus vulpecula isolate mTriVul1 chromosome 4, mTriVul1.pri, whole genome shotgun sequence genome contains a region encoding:
- the TRIM47 gene encoding E3 ubiquitin-protein ligase TRIM47 isoform X2, translating into MDVSGPFSCPICLEPLREPVTLPCGHNFCLACLEALWPHRGPGGPGGSGATARCPLCQEPFPDGLQLRKNHTLCELLQLRQSGPSQTPAPAPAPNQASVPEPSAPCAPEPWPEGEEPVRCDACPEGAALPAARSCLSCLASFCTAHLRPHERSPALRSHRLVPPLRRLEESLCARHLRPLERYCRTERVCVCDACAAQEHQGHELLSLEQERALQEAESPEVLSAAEDRLDELGASIAQSRRTVALIKSAALTEREKELLALKLALEEGGTSGSGPPKELSFTKSSQAVKAVRDLLTLACANQWEFLQGMGRDTDNSQKLGLEADTESQDPDSTNGLESEESRDYFLKFAFIVDLDSDTADKFLQLFGTKGVKRVLCPISYPESPMRFTHCEQVLGEGSLDRGTYYWEVEIIEGWVSVGVMAEDFSPREPYDRGRLGRNAYSCCLQWNGRNFSVWFYGLEAALPHPFCPTVGVCLEYADRALAFYAVRDGKVSLLHRLRASKPRRGGSPPSSSSPFQSRLDSHFPNLFTHRLKPAFFLESVDAHLQIGPLKKSCISVLKRR; encoded by the exons ATGGACGTGAGCGGTCCCTTCAGCTGTCCCATCTGCCTAGAGCCACTTCGGGAGCCCGTGACACTGCCCTGCGGTCACAACTTCTGCCTCGCCTGCCTGGAAGCGCTCTGGCCGCACCGTGGGCCCGGGGGACCCGGTGGATCCGGTGCCACTGCCCGTTGTCCACTGTGCCAGGAGCCCTTCCCCGACGGGCTGCAGCTGCGCAAGAATCACACGCTATGCGAACTGCTGCAGCTGCGCCAGTCTGGCCCCAGCCAGACCCCAGCCCCGGCTCCGGCCCCAAATCAAGCCTCGGTCCCGGAACCCTCGGCCCCTTGCGCCCCAGAGCCATGGCCGGAGGGCGAGGAGCCAGTGCGCTGTGACGCGTGCCCCGAGGGCGCGGCCCTTCCTGCGGCTCGCTCCTGCCTCTCATGTCTGGCCTCTTTCTGTACTGCCCACCTGAGGCCCCACGAGCGCAGCCCAGCTTTGCGCAGCCACCGCCTGGTACCTCCCTTGCGCCGGCTCGAGGAAAGCCTGTGTGCCCGACACCTGCGGCCCCTGGAGCGCTACTGTCGAACTGAGCGAGTTTGCGTGTGCGACGCCTGTGCCGCCCAGGAACATCAAGGCCATGAGCTACTTTCCCTAGAGCAAGAGCGAGCCCTCCAAGAG GCTGAGAGCCCCGAGGTCCTGAGCGCTGCAGAGGACCGCTTGGATGAGCTGGGTGCTAGTATCGCACAGTCTAGACGTACAGTGGCCCTCATAAAG AGTGCTGCACTGACTGAGCGAGAAAAG GAGCTTCTGGCACTGAAGTTGGCACTGGAGGAAGGAGGTACCTCTGGGTCAGGCCCCCCAAAAGAACTGAGTTTTACCAAGTCATCCCAAGCCGTTAAAGCTGTTAGAGACCTCTTGACTTTGGCCTGTGCTAACCAGTGGGAATTTCTACAGGGGATGGGCAGGGATACAGACAATTCACAGAAGCTGGGTCTAGAAG CTGATACAGAATCTCAAGATCCTGACAGCACCAATGGTCTGGAGAGCGAGGAGTCAAGAGACTACTTTCTTAAGT TTGCCTTCATTGTAGACCTGGACAGTGACACAGCAGATAAGTTCCTGCAGCTGTTTGGCACAAAGGGCGTGAAGAGGGTGCTGTGCCCCATCAGCTACCCTGAGTCTCCCATGCGCTTCACCCACTGTGAGCAGGTGCTGGGAGAGGGCAGCCTGGACCGAGGCACGTACTACTGGGAGGTGGAGATCATCGAGGGATGGGTCAGCGTGGGCGTCATGGCTGAGGACTTCTCTCCCCGAGAGCCTTATGATCGAGGCCGATTAGGCCGAAATGCCTACTCTTGCTGCCTGCAGTGGAACGGCCGAAACTTTTCCGTCTGGTTTTATGGGCTGGAGGCAGCCCTTCCTCACCCCTTCTGCCCCACCGTGGGGGTCTGCCTGGAATATGCTGACCGGGCCCTGGCTTTCTATGCTGTGAGGGATGGGAAAGTGAGCCTCTTGCATAGGCTGCGGGCCTCTAAGCCCCGCCGAGGTGggtcccctccttcctcctcgtCCCCCTTCCAAAGCAGGCTGGACAGTCATTTTCCCAACCTGTTCACCCACAGGCTCAAGCCAGCTTTCTTTCTGGAGAGTGTGGATGCACACCTGCAGATTGGGCCTCTCAAGAAGTCATGCATCTCTGTGCTAAAGAGGAGGTGA
- the TRIM47 gene encoding E3 ubiquitin-protein ligase TRIM47 isoform X1, with protein sequence MDVSGPFSCPICLEPLREPVTLPCGHNFCLACLEALWPHRGPGGPGGSGATARCPLCQEPFPDGLQLRKNHTLCELLQLRQSGPSQTPAPAPAPNQASVPEPSAPCAPEPWPEGEEPVRCDACPEGAALPAARSCLSCLASFCTAHLRPHERSPALRSHRLVPPLRRLEESLCARHLRPLERYCRTERVCVCDACAAQEHQGHELLSLEQERALQEAESPEVLSAAEDRLDELGASIAQSRRTVALIKSAALTEREKVSQLFTEAIGALQGFQSEVMGFIAEGEAAMLSRAQGELRQQEEQRTRLSSARQNLSQGPEIDSISFLQELLALKLALEEGGTSGSGPPKELSFTKSSQAVKAVRDLLTLACANQWEFLQGMGRDTDNSQKLGLEADTESQDPDSTNGLESEESRDYFLKFAFIVDLDSDTADKFLQLFGTKGVKRVLCPISYPESPMRFTHCEQVLGEGSLDRGTYYWEVEIIEGWVSVGVMAEDFSPREPYDRGRLGRNAYSCCLQWNGRNFSVWFYGLEAALPHPFCPTVGVCLEYADRALAFYAVRDGKVSLLHRLRASKPRRGGSPPSSSSPFQSRLDSHFPNLFTHRLKPAFFLESVDAHLQIGPLKKSCISVLKRR encoded by the exons ATGGACGTGAGCGGTCCCTTCAGCTGTCCCATCTGCCTAGAGCCACTTCGGGAGCCCGTGACACTGCCCTGCGGTCACAACTTCTGCCTCGCCTGCCTGGAAGCGCTCTGGCCGCACCGTGGGCCCGGGGGACCCGGTGGATCCGGTGCCACTGCCCGTTGTCCACTGTGCCAGGAGCCCTTCCCCGACGGGCTGCAGCTGCGCAAGAATCACACGCTATGCGAACTGCTGCAGCTGCGCCAGTCTGGCCCCAGCCAGACCCCAGCCCCGGCTCCGGCCCCAAATCAAGCCTCGGTCCCGGAACCCTCGGCCCCTTGCGCCCCAGAGCCATGGCCGGAGGGCGAGGAGCCAGTGCGCTGTGACGCGTGCCCCGAGGGCGCGGCCCTTCCTGCGGCTCGCTCCTGCCTCTCATGTCTGGCCTCTTTCTGTACTGCCCACCTGAGGCCCCACGAGCGCAGCCCAGCTTTGCGCAGCCACCGCCTGGTACCTCCCTTGCGCCGGCTCGAGGAAAGCCTGTGTGCCCGACACCTGCGGCCCCTGGAGCGCTACTGTCGAACTGAGCGAGTTTGCGTGTGCGACGCCTGTGCCGCCCAGGAACATCAAGGCCATGAGCTACTTTCCCTAGAGCAAGAGCGAGCCCTCCAAGAG GCTGAGAGCCCCGAGGTCCTGAGCGCTGCAGAGGACCGCTTGGATGAGCTGGGTGCTAGTATCGCACAGTCTAGACGTACAGTGGCCCTCATAAAG AGTGCTGCACTGACTGAGCGAGAAAAGGTGAGCCAATTGTTCACAGAGGCAATAGGTGCCCTCCAGGGCTTCCAGTCTGAAGTGATGGGCTTCATTGCTGAAGGGGAGGCGGCCATGCTAAGTCGGGCCCAGGGGGAACTGCGGCAGCAGGAGGAGCAGAGAACCCGGTTGAGCTCTGCCCGACAGAACCTGAGTCAGGGCCCTGAAATCGACTCCATTAGTTTTCTCCAG GAGCTTCTGGCACTGAAGTTGGCACTGGAGGAAGGAGGTACCTCTGGGTCAGGCCCCCCAAAAGAACTGAGTTTTACCAAGTCATCCCAAGCCGTTAAAGCTGTTAGAGACCTCTTGACTTTGGCCTGTGCTAACCAGTGGGAATTTCTACAGGGGATGGGCAGGGATACAGACAATTCACAGAAGCTGGGTCTAGAAG CTGATACAGAATCTCAAGATCCTGACAGCACCAATGGTCTGGAGAGCGAGGAGTCAAGAGACTACTTTCTTAAGT TTGCCTTCATTGTAGACCTGGACAGTGACACAGCAGATAAGTTCCTGCAGCTGTTTGGCACAAAGGGCGTGAAGAGGGTGCTGTGCCCCATCAGCTACCCTGAGTCTCCCATGCGCTTCACCCACTGTGAGCAGGTGCTGGGAGAGGGCAGCCTGGACCGAGGCACGTACTACTGGGAGGTGGAGATCATCGAGGGATGGGTCAGCGTGGGCGTCATGGCTGAGGACTTCTCTCCCCGAGAGCCTTATGATCGAGGCCGATTAGGCCGAAATGCCTACTCTTGCTGCCTGCAGTGGAACGGCCGAAACTTTTCCGTCTGGTTTTATGGGCTGGAGGCAGCCCTTCCTCACCCCTTCTGCCCCACCGTGGGGGTCTGCCTGGAATATGCTGACCGGGCCCTGGCTTTCTATGCTGTGAGGGATGGGAAAGTGAGCCTCTTGCATAGGCTGCGGGCCTCTAAGCCCCGCCGAGGTGggtcccctccttcctcctcgtCCCCCTTCCAAAGCAGGCTGGACAGTCATTTTCCCAACCTGTTCACCCACAGGCTCAAGCCAGCTTTCTTTCTGGAGAGTGTGGATGCACACCTGCAGATTGGGCCTCTCAAGAAGTCATGCATCTCTGTGCTAAAGAGGAGGTGA